A stretch of DNA from Synechococcus sp. JA-3-3Ab:
TTTTCGGGATCCCCCGCGGCTCGGGCCCGCCCAGGAAGTAGGTCGATGGGATCCCCTCCGCGGCGTTACCTTGCAGCTTTTCTGACTCAGAAGGTTCCAATGGTTGGTTCATGCCCCTCTCTCCCCTAAAACCTGTCCTAAGCCTCTTCGTCCAATTCTTCGTAGAGCAGATCTAGGCCGATGAGCACCTTCTCTCGGTTGGACAGATCGCCGATAATCTTCCGCACCGGCGGCGGCAGGATTTTGGCCAGGGTCGGTGTTGCCAGGATCTTATCTTCCTCTGCCAGTTGCGGATTTTTCAAGACGTCGATGACTTTCAGGCTGTACACGCCGCGGAACTCTTTTTCCAGAATGTCTTGCAAGGTGCTGAGGGCGCGCAGAGAATTGGGGGTATTGCCCGCCACGTAGAGCTTGAGGACATAGGCTTTGCGAGTGGACATAACCTAGGGATCCCTTGGGGCAGATTTGGGAATGGAGCGGCGGTACATTTCGCTCAGGTGGGCCATCACGTCGATGAGAGTGAGGCGGTAATCCAGCAGGATCTCTTCGCTGCGACCCTCCAGTTTTAGTTGTTTGGCAAAATCCTCCATTAGGTTCATGTGCAGCTCCAACAGTTGGGCGGCGCCGATGTCGGCAAAAAAGGCAAGGGCCACCAGCTCGTCGATGCGGGCATTGACGGTCTCAGGAGATTGAAAATACTCCAGGACAATAGCCTGGTAAAGGTTACGCAGCCGCCGCATGAGGGCCTGCTGCTCGTCGGGGGGCAGGTGGCGGTAGAACAGCTCCGGCTCCCGATGGTAGTACACGCCGGCGTAGCCAAGGCGTTCCCGCAGCTTTTCCGCCAGCCGCCGCTGCTGCTGGTGCGTGTAGAGCAGGTAGGGCTGATCCTTGGGGTGAGGGTTTGCTGCAGGCAGGCTGCAGGTGGGGGAAATCTGGAGAAACAGGGCAATGGCTCGGTTGATCAGCAGCTCCAAGGGAGAAGCAGAAGGAGTGGCCTGGGATCCCTTTGGCGGCAACAGCTCTGACGGCGAGACGAGGCGAACCAGAGTGGCGTTGTGGTAGAAAAACCGCTCCCGCTTGAGCAGAGCTCTCGCCCCCGGAGGAACAGGGGGGGAGGACGCTTCGCCGGAGCGGCTGGCGCCGCCTTCCGGTTTGAGCTCTTCCGACACAATGGCCACCACTGTCGGCAGCAACAGTCCCTGCTTGCAAAGCTGACAGCCCAACGCCTCCAGCTTGTCCAGCCGCGTCGCTTCCACCAGCAGCACCAGGCAGTCCGGATGGTTTTCCTCCCCTCGCAGAGCCTCCAGAAAGGCTTCCGGATCCTGGAAGACCTCAGCCACAAAGCGTTCTGGCGACAACAAAGCCTCTGCCGCCAGCGGCTCTCCAGCAGGCGGCTCCCAGTCGAGCAAAAGGCTGATGTGCAGTGGGTGGGTGTCGGGCTTCAATAAGGATAGAAAACGATAAGAACCGCCTTCGATCTTAAATCTTCTTAAACCTGACCGGAATCTGCCTTGGCCTTCAGAGTCAGCCAAGGGAGACTCAAAGAGAGCGTGCCATTGCCGCCTACACTAGGGGTGAAAGGCCTCTGGGAGCCCTATGGTGCCCCTGATCATCGATTGCGACCCCGGCCAAGACGACGCGGTGGCCCTGCTCCTGGCGATGGCTTCGCCGGAGCTAGAGGTGCTGGGCATTACCACGGTGGCCGGCAATGTCTCTGTGGAAAAAACCAGCCGCAACGCCCGGCAGATCTGCGAGCTGGCCGGCTGCCCGCAGATGGCAGTCTATGCCGGCTGTCCCCGCCCGCTGTTGCGCCCGCTGCAGACTGCCGAAGAGGTGCACGGCAAAAGCGGGATCGACGGGGCCAACTTGCCGGAGCCCCAGATGCCGCTGGGATCCCTGCACGCCGTGCAGTACCTGATCGAGACCTTGATGGCGGCGCAGGAGCCGGTTACCCTGGCGCTGCTGGGCCCGATGACCAACTTGGCAGTAGCCCTGGTGCAGCAGCCCCGCATCGTGGAGCGCATCCGACGTCTGGTGTTCATGGGGGGATCTGCCTTTGAGGGAAACACCACCCCGGCCGCCGAGTTCAACATCTTCACCGATCCCCATGCTGCTCAGATCGTGCTCAGCGCCGGGATCCCCGAGGTGGTGATGCTGGGCCTGAACGTTACCCAGCAAGTCCTCAGTACGCCGGAGCGGATCGAGCGGATCCGCGCCCTCGGCACGCGGGTAGGCCAGACGGTGGCCGACATGCTCGCCTTCTACGGCAAGTTCGACATCCGGCGCTACGGCCTGCCGGGGGGGCCGCTGCACGATCCCTGTGTAGTCGCCTACCTGCTGCAGCCGCAGTTGTTCGAGCTCAAGCCCTGCTACGTGGAGGTGGAGACGGCTAGCCCCCTTAATCTGGGCCGGACGGTGGTGGATCGCTGGGGGCTGAGTGGCCGCCCCGCCAATGTGCAGGTAGCTTTTGGGGTGGATGCCGAGGAGTTTTACCGCCTGCTCACCGAGCGCTTAGGCCGCTATCGGTAGTCGAGGTCGTCAAGGAGCATGACTCTAGTCAATAATAAGCTCAACTATACTGAAAATAATGTATAATATGTTCAGTACGGATTACTACCAGTTGATCTTTCTGTTTACTTTCGAGTCTGCCAACATGGTAGCCAAAGCAAAGCAGAAAATTGGTAGTAAGACGACACGGAAACTGCGCTTTGGGTATTCTACTCAAAGCTTTGCGGGATACCGCCATTCTGTTTGGACTCCGTCCCGCTAACGCGAATGGAAACAAGCAGAATGCTATCGCTGCATAGTTGAACAGTGATGTTCAGCAGTGTTCAGCGTAAATGTATCAGGTCGAGGTGAACCCTACCAGCCCAGTCCTAGTTCCCAAGCCGGCGTGGCTCAACCTGCCCACCGCCATCACCTTGCTGCGCCTTGGAGGGATCCCTTTGATTCTGCTGGGGCTGGGCCTGGGATCCCCGCTGGGGCAAGGGCTGGCTTTCTGGGCGTTTTTGCTGGCGGCGGCAACTGATTGGCTGGACGGCCACTTGGCCCGCCGCTATGGGCTGGTGACCGATGTGGGCAAGGTTCTGGATCCCCTGGTGGACAAGCTGCTGGTGCTGGCCCCGCTGCTGAGCCTGCTGGAGCTGGGGCGGATCCCCGCTTGGGGAGTGTTTTTGTTGGTGGGGCGAGAGCTGGCCATCGCCGGCTGGCGGGCCAACCAAAGCCAAATCCGCGGCGCCAATCTCTGGGGCAAAGCCAAGACGGTCGCCCAAATCCTGGCCATCGCCCTGCTGATCCTGAACTGGCCTATCGGGATCCCCTGTTTTTGGGTGGCGGTGGCCCTCACTCTGATCTCGGGGTTGACCTATTTGTACACCGACCATGCCACGCCGGACGCCTCTGCCGGCAAGGAGAGACCCCCTGCCTGATCGCGTCAGCGGGACGGAGTCCTCTCGCGCTACTCGGACGGAGTCCTCAGACCCCACCCCTGAGCAGCGTATCCTCGGCCTCGACCCGGGGTTGGGGACGGTGGGTTTTGGCTGCATCCTGGCAGGTGCCGGCGGACTTCGCTCCCTGGACTACGGAGTCATCAGCACCCCTGGGGAGCAATCAATCCCGGAACGGCTGCAAACCCTCTACGAGGATCTAAAGGAGCTGCTGCGCCAGTTTCAGCCCCATCAGGTGGGGTTGGAAAAGCTCTTCTTCTACAAAATGGGCAACACCATCCCCATCGCCCAGGCGCGGGGGGTGATCCTACTCGTCCTGGCCCAGTATCATCTGGTGCCGGTGGAGTTCACCCCTGCCCAGGTGAAGCAAAGCCTGACGGGCTACGGGCGCGCTGACAAACAGGCCGTGCAAGCCGCCGTGGCCCGCGAGCTCAATCTGCCCAGCCTGCCCCGCCCCGACGATGCTGCCGATGCCCTGGCCATCGCCATCACCCTTTGGCACCACCGCTTTGCTTAGGAATCGGTCGGTGTGGCTCCGTCGAGATCGCTAAACTAGACTCAGTAGCGCAAAAAGCAAAGCCTTATGCCTTCCTCTTCTGTGGACGTACGTGAGCTACCCCTGTTTCCCCTGCCAGAGGTGGTGTTGTTTCCGGGCCGCCCCCTGCCGCTGCACATTTTCGAGTACCGCTATCGCATGATGATCAACACCATCCTGGAGACGGATCGCCGTTTCGGGGTGCTGATGTTCGATCCCCAGACGGGATCCCCGGTGCGGGTGGGCTGTTGTGCCGAGGTGTTGCAGGTACAGCGGTTGCCGGATGACCGCATGGACATTTTGACCTTGGGGCAGCAGCGCTTCCGGGTGTTGAACTACGTGCGGGAAAAGCCCTTCCGGGTGGGGCTGGTAGAGTGGATTGAGGATGAGCCGACCACTGCGGATTTGCAGGGCTTGGTGCAGCAGGTTTCCACCCTACTTCAGGATGTGGTGCGCCTCTCCGGCAAGCTAATGGAGCGGGAGACGGAGCTGCCGGAGCGACTGCCCACTACCCCGATAGAGTTATCCTACTGGGTTGCCAGCCACTTTCACGGGGCTCCCCGGGAGCAGCAAGCGCTGCTGGAAATGGTCAGCACCGAAAATCGCCTGCGGCGGGAAGCCGAGATCCTCGAGTCCACCCGCAAGCACTTGGCCGCCCGCACTGCCCTCAAGGATTTGTTCTCCGAAATCTCCTAAAATTTCTTGGGATCGCTTGAAAGACGCAGGCCACGGGGGAGTTGTCAGCCGTTCTGGCGCTCGCGTTGCCACCCGTCTCAACGGCGGCTGCAAAAGCCGGCTGAGGTTCAGTGATTGTCCAGGGATCCGATGTCCTACCCTCGCCGTTATCTGCGCTTTGCCTCCCGGGTTCTGGGCCGAGAAATGGAGATGCTCCACTTTGGGCATCGCGGCTACCCGCTCATCTGCCTGCCCACCAGCAATGGGCGTTTTTTCGATCTGGAAGATCGCGGCATTATCGCCAGCCTCGGCCATCACTTGGAGCAGGGCTATTTGCAGGCCTTTTGCGTGGAAACCCTCGATTGGGAGACCTTGTTCAACCGCGAGCTGGACGTGCCCCAGCGGCGGGATCGCTGGCTGTTGTTGGAGCAACACTGGGTAGAAGAGCTGATCCCCTACGCCAAAGCAGAAGCGCAAAATGACTTTCTGGTGGTGGCAGGCTTCTCTCTGGGGGCCACCCACGCCGTCAACCTCACCTGCCGGCACCCTGGCCTGGTGCGCCGTTGTCTGGCGCTGGGGGGGCCCTACGATGTGGCGGCCCTCGGCTCCGTCACCGGCTGGGATCCCCAACAGGCGGAACAGGAGCTGTATTTCATCAACCCCTTGGCCTACCTGTCCAACATGAGCCGACAACTCTGGGATCAGCTGGGCGGGCGCAACACCGAGCTAAAACTGCTCACCGCCCACCGCGACCACTGCCTCAACGACAATCTGCGCCTGGCAGAAGTCCTCCGCCGCAACGACATCCCCCATCACCTGGAGGTATGGGAAGGGGATCACGACTGGCCCACCTGGCAAGCGCAAATCCGCGCCTTCGCCTAGGATCCCTTGCAGAGGAGTCAGAGAGCTTTTGATGAGAGAGCCTGGATGATCGAAGACTACTGGGTTGGCAGCCTGCACTTCAGCGAGCCTTTTGGGGACGACACCCTGGCCCGTCTCAACGCCCTTCCCCCCATTCAAGCCCGCAACGGCCAAGCCTACAAGATCCGGGCGGAACATGTCACCATTCACGAGGTGAACCTGGATTACCGCACCAAGTACCGCCTCATCCTAGACCGCTTCAGCTACCTTTACCCCCAGGCCATCGGCCTGTTCATGGGCTTTGCCTTCAGGGGGGTGTACATCATCAACAACCCCTTCAGCTTTTACTACTACCTGCGCAACAAAGATGCCGCCTACATGGTGGTCAAAGAGCTGGGGATCTCCATCCCCAAGACTTACATTCTGCCCCCCAAGGAGGCCCCAGCTTTGAAAGCCGAAGATTTTAAGTATCACAAGTTCTTCGATTGGCAGGGGATGGCAGAAGATCTCGGCTGGCCAATCGTGATCAAGCCGGCAGAGGGACGGGAGGCCATCGGAGTCGAAATCGCCTACAACATGGAGCAGCTTCTCTACTTTTACGACCGCTCCGGATCCCAGGTGATGATGCTCCAGGAGAAGGTTAAAAGTCCTTATCCCTGGCAGATTCGCGCTCTCTGTATTGGCCGAAAGATCATCCCAATTAAATACATCTTTCGCAAGTTCGATGCCAGCGAATATCTGTTCGATCCAGAGTTTCTCACGCCGGAGATGGGCAAAAAAGTTATCGACACCTGCCGGATCATCAATCGGGCGTTGGGCTATGAAATGAACTCGGTGGAGCTGTTTATCGACGAACAAGGGGAGCTACAGGCCATTGACTTTAACAATCCGGTGCCCGATGGCCGCCTCAAGGCTTTGGGAGAAATTTTTTACAACGATTACCAGCAGGCCCTTTGCGATTTGGTCGTAGATATTGTGCGGGAACAGCGTCCTTTCGACTTCTTGCCCCCAGACGTCAACCGCTTTGCCCAGATCGCCCGGCGAGCCGACCTCACCCGTGAGCAGAAGTTTCAGATGGCTCTCGAGCTGGCCAACCGCTACTACGAGCCCAGGGATCCCGAATAAAATAACTTAACAAAAGCACGGTCTAGCGCTGGGAAAGCTTTGGGCTGGGCAAAGAGCAGTTGCCTGGCTTTCGTCTATGGGACCCTTGAGGCGCAGGGATTCCATCCTAGGTTGAGCTTAGAGGGGGGATCCCCTCCCAGCCGCAGCAGGGCAAGTTGGTCTATCCGGACAGGCAAATGTCAACCGGTTTGAAATTGCGCTGGTGCCACGATATTCGCGGGATCCCAGCATCTGCCTGGCAAGCGCTGCAGACGGAGCGCACCTCTCCTTTTTTGGAGTACGAGTGGCTGCACAGCCTAGAAGCCTCCGGCTGTGCCAGCCGCAACACGGGGTGGTTGCCCTGTCACCTGTTGGTGGAGTCGGATGGGCAACTCATCGCCGCTGCCCCCTTGTATTTGAAAAGCCATAGCCAGGGCGAATTTGTCTTCGACCAAGAGTGGGCTGCGGTTGCCAACCAACTGGGAGAACGCTACTACCCCAAGCTGATCGGCATGGCCCCTTTTACGCCGGCCACCGGCTATCGCATTCTCGTCCATCCCGACTACTCGGAAGCAGAGGTGTGGCCGTCGATGCTGGCTGCTATCGATCGCTTCTGCCAGGACAATGATATTTCGCTGTTCAGCCTGCTCTATGTGGACTTAGACTGGCGGGCCCAACTGGAGGCCGATGGATTGACTCCCCGAATTACCCACAACTACCAGTGGCACAATCCCGGCTATCGCTCTTACGAAGACTTTTTGAGCCAGTTCAACGCCAACCAGCGGCGCAACATCAAGCGAGAGCGGGCCGCCATGGAAAAAAGCGGCATAGAACTCAAGATCTACACCGGAGAGGAGATCACGCCGCGCCTTCTCTCTCTCATGTACGACTTTTACAGCAACACCTGCGCCCAATTTTGGAACTGGAGCAAATATCTCAACCGCCGCTTTTTCGAATCTCTCTATCCCAACTACCGGCAGCGGCTGGTGCTGGTGGCCGGGGAACGAAATACAGAAATTGTGGGGATGTCTTTTTGCGTCCGCAAAGGGGATCGCCTCTTTGGGCGCTACTGGGGCTGCCGAGAAGAGGTGAAGTTCTTGCACTTTAATGTGTGCTACTACGAGCCGATTGCCCTAGCCATCCGCGAAGGGATCCGCAACTTTGATCCCGGAGCTGGAGGATCCCACAAGATTCGGCGGGGATTTCCAGCCACTCCCGTGTATAGCTACCACCGTTTCTACCGCCCCAGGCTAAAGCAGGTGCTAATCCCCTATCT
This window harbors:
- a CDS encoding LON peptidase substrate-binding domain-containing protein encodes the protein MPSSSVDVRELPLFPLPEVVLFPGRPLPLHIFEYRYRMMINTILETDRRFGVLMFDPQTGSPVRVGCCAEVLQVQRLPDDRMDILTLGQQRFRVLNYVREKPFRVGLVEWIEDEPTTADLQGLVQQVSTLLQDVVRLSGKLMERETELPERLPTTPIELSYWVASHFHGAPREQQALLEMVSTENRLRREAEILESTRKHLAARTALKDLFSEIS
- a CDS encoding alpha/beta hydrolase-fold protein, coding for MSYPRRYLRFASRVLGREMEMLHFGHRGYPLICLPTSNGRFFDLEDRGIIASLGHHLEQGYLQAFCVETLDWETLFNRELDVPQRRDRWLLLEQHWVEELIPYAKAEAQNDFLVVAGFSLGATHAVNLTCRHPGLVRRCLALGGPYDVAALGSVTGWDPQQAEQELYFINPLAYLSNMSRQLWDQLGGRNTELKLLTAHRDHCLNDNLRLAEVLRRNDIPHHLEVWEGDHDWPTWQAQIRAFA
- a CDS encoding GNAT family N-acetyltransferase; amino-acid sequence: MSTGLKLRWCHDIRGIPASAWQALQTERTSPFLEYEWLHSLEASGCASRNTGWLPCHLLVESDGQLIAAAPLYLKSHSQGEFVFDQEWAAVANQLGERYYPKLIGMAPFTPATGYRILVHPDYSEAEVWPSMLAAIDRFCQDNDISLFSLLYVDLDWRAQLEADGLTPRITHNYQWHNPGYRSYEDFLSQFNANQRRNIKRERAAMEKSGIELKIYTGEEITPRLLSLMYDFYSNTCAQFWNWSKYLNRRFFESLYPNYRQRLVLVAGERNTEIVGMSFCVRKGDRLFGRYWGCREEVKFLHFNVCYYEPIALAIREGIRNFDPGAGGSHKIRRGFPATPVYSYHRFYRPRLKQVLIPYLNRVNPLMLAELERVNQNEVPFREDILPSLSTLTRG
- the kaiB gene encoding circadian clock protein KaiB, yielding MSTRKAYVLKLYVAGNTPNSLRALSTLQDILEKEFRGVYSLKVIDVLKNPQLAEEDKILATPTLAKILPPPVRKIIGDLSNREKVLIGLDLLYEELDEEA
- a CDS encoding ATP-grasp domain-containing protein, translating into MIEDYWVGSLHFSEPFGDDTLARLNALPPIQARNGQAYKIRAEHVTIHEVNLDYRTKYRLILDRFSYLYPQAIGLFMGFAFRGVYIINNPFSFYYYLRNKDAAYMVVKELGISIPKTYILPPKEAPALKAEDFKYHKFFDWQGMAEDLGWPIVIKPAEGREAIGVEIAYNMEQLLYFYDRSGSQVMMLQEKVKSPYPWQIRALCIGRKIIPIKYIFRKFDASEYLFDPEFLTPEMGKKVIDTCRIINRALGYEMNSVELFIDEQGELQAIDFNNPVPDGRLKALGEIFYNDYQQALCDLVVDIVREQRPFDFLPPDVNRFAQIARRADLTREQKFQMALELANRYYEPRDPE
- the ruvC gene encoding crossover junction endodeoxyribonuclease RuvC, which encodes MLGLDPGLGTVGFGCILAGAGGLRSLDYGVISTPGEQSIPERLQTLYEDLKELLRQFQPHQVGLEKLFFYKMGNTIPIAQARGVILLVLAQYHLVPVEFTPAQVKQSLTGYGRADKQAVQAAVARELNLPSLPRPDDAADALAIAITLWHHRFA
- a CDS encoding circadian clock protein KaiA, yielding MKPDTHPLHISLLLDWEPPAGEPLAAEALLSPERFVAEVFQDPEAFLEALRGEENHPDCLVLLVEATRLDKLEALGCQLCKQGLLLPTVVAIVSEELKPEGGASRSGEASSPPVPPGARALLKRERFFYHNATLVRLVSPSELLPPKGSQATPSASPLELLINRAIALFLQISPTCSLPAANPHPKDQPYLLYTHQQQRRLAEKLRERLGYAGVYYHREPELFYRHLPPDEQQALMRRLRNLYQAIVLEYFQSPETVNARIDELVALAFFADIGAAQLLELHMNLMEDFAKQLKLEGRSEEILLDYRLTLIDVMAHLSEMYRRSIPKSAPRDP
- the pgsA gene encoding CDP-diacylglycerol--glycerol-3-phosphate 3-phosphatidyltransferase is translated as MYQVEVNPTSPVLVPKPAWLNLPTAITLLRLGGIPLILLGLGLGSPLGQGLAFWAFLLAAATDWLDGHLARRYGLVTDVGKVLDPLVDKLLVLAPLLSLLELGRIPAWGVFLLVGRELAIAGWRANQSQIRGANLWGKAKTVAQILAIALLILNWPIGIPCFWVAVALTLISGLTYLYTDHATPDASAGKERPPA
- a CDS encoding nucleoside hydrolase, which codes for MVPLIIDCDPGQDDAVALLLAMASPELEVLGITTVAGNVSVEKTSRNARQICELAGCPQMAVYAGCPRPLLRPLQTAEEVHGKSGIDGANLPEPQMPLGSLHAVQYLIETLMAAQEPVTLALLGPMTNLAVALVQQPRIVERIRRLVFMGGSAFEGNTTPAAEFNIFTDPHAAQIVLSAGIPEVVMLGLNVTQQVLSTPERIERIRALGTRVGQTVADMLAFYGKFDIRRYGLPGGPLHDPCVVAYLLQPQLFELKPCYVEVETASPLNLGRTVVDRWGLSGRPANVQVAFGVDAEEFYRLLTERLGRYR